In Malus sylvestris chromosome 15, drMalSylv7.2, whole genome shotgun sequence, a single genomic region encodes these proteins:
- the LOC126602234 gene encoding uncharacterized protein LOC126602234 → MLTPKLVRSLVFGETINNPLLLPLHHHDDDDDDNGSHKQTGGGGRSRDSSKSRIPFLLFLPTKEIVTDTYRLATIARDMGMDLHPTPSLSHIILSFPPPLPSSSSSPSTASPSSFPSSLSSTSSPDDAVPLPFPCLSAAPISHVRAFVKLSKGLFKLVFVRSDCKPSDANSVGGQSNWNCSSMSLLLRLTGDRIDTMEGFSRALAGLGWTHFKTKENPATDSRDRRHYQ, encoded by the coding sequence ATGCTGACACCAAAGCTGGTACGCTCTCTTGTGTTTGGAGAAACCATCAACAACCCTCTCCTTCTTCCCCTACATCAccacgacgacgacgacgacgacaatGGCAGTCACAAACAAACGGGCGGCGGAGGAAGAAGCAGAGACAGCAGCAAATCGAGAATCCCATTTCTCCTATTCCTCCCAACCAAAGAGATCGTCACTGACACTTACAGACTTGCCACCATAGCCAGAGACATGGGCATGGACTTGCATCCAACCCCATCTCTCTCCCACATCATTCTCTCCTTCCCGCCTCCGCTGCCGTCCTCCTCCTCATCTCCCTCTACAGCATCACCGTCCTCATTTCCATCGTCGCTGTCGTCAACGTCTTCACCCGACGACGCGGTTCCCCTCCCCTTCCCCTGTCTCTCCGCCGCCCCAATTTCCCATGTTCGCGCATTTGTCAAGCTCTCCAAAGGCCTTTTCAAGCTGGTTTTTGTGCGCTCCGATTGCAAACCCAGTGATGCAAATAGCGTTGGCGGTCAAAGCAATTGGAATTGCAGCTCAATGTCGCTGCTTTTGCGGCTCACCGGTGACAGAATTGATACAATGGAAGGGTTTTCCCGGGCTTTGGCGGGACTGGGATGGACCCATTTCAAGACCAAGGAAAACCCAGCAACGGATTCGAGGGACAGGAGACATTATCAGTGA